The following are encoded in a window of Flavobacterium psychrotrophum genomic DNA:
- a CDS encoding universal stress protein: MKRILFPTDFSEAAKSAFVYALNFADALDAEIIILHVYDLPIVDMPPMPETTQEVFDIVEMHQFESFREELPELHKIAEHHNLGHIKMRNVLLYGDLVYNINKVCEDEQAEMIVMGTKGATGLKETFLGSTTASVIANTKVPVLGIPADAKYAPVKSIAFTTQYRDRDNDAMLRTIEISKIFNAKLLCLYIKNDDDPEDIEERINEWKIYYRDENIDFFNISGDHIEQTILDFIDNQKANLLVMRTHKRGFFESLFHRSLTKKMAYHTNVPLLIYHE, encoded by the coding sequence ATGAAACGCATACTTTTTCCAACAGATTTTAGCGAGGCCGCAAAAAGTGCTTTTGTGTATGCCCTGAATTTTGCAGATGCTCTAGACGCAGAAATTATCATTCTTCACGTTTATGACCTGCCAATAGTAGATATGCCTCCAATGCCCGAAACTACACAAGAAGTTTTTGATATTGTAGAGATGCACCAGTTTGAAAGCTTTAGGGAAGAATTACCTGAATTGCATAAAATTGCAGAGCATCATAATCTTGGCCATATAAAAATGAGGAACGTATTATTGTATGGGGACCTGGTGTATAACATTAACAAAGTATGCGAAGATGAACAGGCTGAAATGATTGTAATGGGAACAAAAGGTGCTACTGGCCTTAAAGAAACTTTTTTAGGAAGTACTACAGCGAGCGTTATTGCAAATACCAAAGTACCGGTACTGGGTATACCTGCCGATGCCAAATATGCGCCGGTAAAAAGTATAGCTTTTACAACACAATATAGAGACAGGGATAATGATGCCATGCTAAGGACAATAGAAATCAGCAAAATATTTAATGCAAAACTTTTATGTCTTTACATTAAAAACGACGACGATCCGGAAGATATTGAGGAAAGAATAAATGAGTGGAAAATATATTACCGTGATGAAAATATTGATTTCTTCAATATAAGCGGAGACCATATAGAACAGACCATACTGGATTTTATAGATAATCAAAAAGCCAATTTACTGGTAATGCGCACGCACAAACGTGGATTTTTTGAAAGTCTTTTCCACCGAAGCCTTACCAAGAAAATGGCTTATCATACAAATGTACCGTTATTAATATATCACGAATAA